The genomic window ACTGGATGACCATGAGGTCTAGTGTTTTGAGGGAGGTGTGGATTTTATTCTCTAACCGGTTTCTCTACAACATACACAATCTTATGCACTACACAGCATCACAGATTTGTAGagtccaggaatcttttgcccaacgtgggactcgaacccacggccctgagattaatagtctcatgctctactgactgagctaccctTCGGGGTACTTCTATCCTGTTGCCtgttctctaaattaaaaagcccCAAGTATATTAACCTTTCTACACAGAGGAGTTTCTCCATCCCCTCGATCATTCTGGTTGCCGTTtcctgaacctttcccaactctacaatatcctttgggAGGTGAGATGACCAGAaccactgtacacagtattccaaatttgGCTGTGCGGTAGATTTGTTTCATGATATTCTTtctattggcagttttattttcaattcccttCCTAATGGCCCCTAGCATGAAACTTGCCTTTGCACAGCTGCTGCAAACTGGGAGTAGAAACCGAAGGTCTGTCACTGCCAGCTAAGATACCATAAGCATGCACATGAAATTCAGATTTTGTACTTCACTTTAAGGTTGTTTACAATGATTTACATTTGCCATTTTGACactcattcactcagtttggagaggtccgtCTATTTTATTGTAGAAAATCCTTTTCTTGTTTTAATGACCCTGAACAGTTTAGTGTCAGCAGCAAACTGGATTACCTTACTGCTCACCTTGATcaattatgaacaagttaaaaagcacaaggCCCATTACTGATCCTTGGGGGCGGGCCTCCACTTTCTACATCCATCCATTGGATGgaccatttattcctactctctgcttactgatccacaagaggacctcacttcttattccatgactgctaagcaTAACCAGGAGTCCTTAGTGAGGTACTTTGTCAAGAGTTAGCTAACTGTTGTTTACAATGACTGGCTGAAGCTCTTGAGGATTTCATACAGGCCTATCTTTTATTTTAGACATGCAGGGGATCCAATCTGGGACCTTTGGGATTAAAAAcaagtgctcttccactgagctccagcacctctcattTGTCATATGGCTGGCATCTCTTCCTATCCACCCAAATAACGCTGTCCACTATGGCTAGGCAATGCACTCAACCAATGTGCCTAAATCATGGACCCCAAAGATGAAACCACCCTAAACTCGAGTCTCATACCTCTTCAAAGAGCTCTAGGCTGTAGGTGTTGTCATCATCAGCAAAGTAGACCACACCCTCTGGAGGGGGTGTAGTGCCGAAATTCTCCCTCAACCAATGCAGTCCAAGATTCCTCTGCAACGTGCCCCTCGGTTTGTGAGATGGGAGCCAGGAAGGGTTCTTCAGACTCTTAGGAGTCTCAACGTTCAGGTGCGTAAAATTGATCCCTGTCTTCTCCAGCAGATTGGATACTAGGTTGGTCCTTCTGGGAGCgtcttccaccaccacccagtGGAGGTTCTGCACGTGGAGGAAAGTATTGGCCAGACGGGTCAGCTCAGCCTTCTGCACTGGCCGGCTGTAGGTAGGGGTGATCACAAAGATGGAAGGCAGAGCCTCTGACCACGGAGGAGGCCTGGAGTACACATAGCTCCGGATTATTTTTGGAGCTGCCCCAACAGCCGGCTGCCGAGCACATGATGAGAGTCCATCCTCCCTTGTGAGCGATGTGCTATTATTGAAGAGAGATTTGGCCGTCACGTTTTCATCTGTTTCCTCTAAGGCAAGTTGAATAGAGAGAATAAATCATAAAACACCCACTGCAGTGCCACCAAGACCTTCATCACATTcacatttgtattttaattatccCCGAGCATTGTAATTGCTATGGGGGAAAAAGAAGCTCTTTGTAAGGTTGGGCCAGGTACACTTACTTCTCAGAATGCTGAGGTAGCGGGTAGTTGGGTACTGATGCCACAATGTAAGAAGAAGCCCCCATGGCAAAGCAATCAGAAGTGTAGTGAGAAGGTTACGTCTCCTCAGCATGCTGCAGAGATGTCCCACTGTCCGGGCATCTCCCTACATTTCAGAACAAAGTGGTGGGGGGAGATATAAAAGTGTATGGATAAATATAATGACACTTGGAATACACTTGTAAAATTataattcttttttaataattataTACTCGTCGGAATAATAGCattacttactgtattttttgccctataggatgcacttttccccctccaaaaatgaaggggaaatgtgtgtacgtcctatggggcgaatgcaggctttcgctgaagcctggagagagagaggggttggtgcgcaccgacccctctcgctctccaggcttcaggaagcaatccgcaagccttgggagcacgcgggagttcccgccgggctcccaaggcttgcggacagcagcctgcagcccgaatcctggggagcgcagcggagcgcaccccgggcttcgggcagatatctgcaagcctggggagaccggcgggagttcccgccgggctcccaaggcttgcggataacagcctgttctgggggctggggtcgggggaaggtcgggcttcccccgccccagccccgcgcctgggggggaaaatattttttttctttatcccccccccaaaactaggtgcgccctatgggccgatgcgaaaaatacggtatatacctaAATACCGTATTGTATtacagtcccccccccatttattatttcatttgcatttttaaaaacaggaacAGGGAGCATACTtagccccttccctccctctccctgttccACTTACTACTTCGTACCAAATACAGCATGTATACATATACCATATGGGTTCCCTTCCACCCTTATCctggttcctttgcttttctactaCTCTGCGTAATCCACATCTTTTTAATCATCCAATTTCTTATCTATTAAAAACTCTATTTCAACTCTGCTAGATTTACTAAAGTTCTGCTAAGCTATGTATTCGTTTATACTGGTtcttaaaatattcaataaacattatcAATTCCTCCTTTTTTACTTATACTCATTTCCTCTTATCCTGTACGTCAGACCAGCCAGTTTGGCATACTGAAGCATTTCACACAGCAGTTCCTCCTTAGTGGGTACTATACTTGTTCTCCACCTTTGTGCCGACAAGGTTCTAGCTGCGGCATTGGCGTATAGTGTTTTCTGGGGACCTCCGTTGTTACCATCCCCAGGAGgaaaatcacaggtggggaaagtTTTCttaattatcttttaaaaattcattatatatagtTTCTCAATATTCCTTAATTActttacaggaccaccacatgtggaaaaaaatCCCTCATtttcattacacttccaacatatacctttttctttttttatacattttcgccAATCTTGtgggtgttatataccatctgtgggtcattttcatcatattttctTTTATTGCAAAACATGTCATGAAATTCCTATTTATTTCCCACAACTTTCCCCATAATTCATAATCAATATTGTGACCCACaccttgtgcccacttaatcatttcACAAATTCATCGTTAGTTGTATTGTACAGCTGTATTGTATTACGGTTTAAAGcacctttttgttttcctttttccctttcttttactTTATTTGTCCACTGAAAATTTTctcatatgtttgtgtgtgtgtgtgtgtgagagagagagagagagagagagatttctatcCCTGACAATGTGCTCTGTTTGCTCCAAGTTCTGCTATATCCCCACATACCTGGTTTTCTATTCTACTTAGCGAAGGCATATTCCTGAGATCATTCTTTCTAGGTTTTTTAGTAGCAAATGACTCTTTACTCTTTGCACCTAAGGTGTGAATATTTAATGATTGTATTGCTGCCTGCATATGTGTAACCTTGATGACTGAAGGCTATATACTCTATATGTTTCATTTCCATGTAATAAACCATGGGTAGGGAAACGAAGGcacgggggccggatctggtccaatcgccttctaaaatcggcccacggacagtctgggaatcagagtgtttttacatgagtagaatgtgtccttttatttaaaatgcatctctgggttatttgtggggcataggaatttgttcacacccccaatatagtccggcccgccacaaggtctgagggacagtggaccggccccctgctgaaaaagtttgctgacccctgtaataaACCAATCTTTATTTACATTCTGGTGTACAAAAGTCTTTGAGCATAAGGGTGAAAGGTGTACACCATTTTAAATGGAGGCATGTACTGACTCCATGCAAAATATTCCAGTCCTCTCAGAGCTGTATGCTGAAGACGCATGTGTGGTAGGCGTGTACGTGGGTTCAGAGATACACCTTGTAAAATGAGACTACAGTTTCAGTCCAATTCTCCATAGAGTTTGTTTATGCAAAGTGACTCTTATCCTTATCCTGCACATGATAATTTCTTCATTTGCCCCTTGAAGTAGTAAGCTCTTACATATGTAGTCCAgacaaagataaaaagaaaaacctgaatattgtatataatttttacttGCAAGAGATTTCACATTTTGGTAAGGGTTTGTAACTGGGTTCCATCCATTGGCCAAAGAAGCAACAGTTGCAATGAATTTGTTTTCTTGCCAGAAAGAACAATCTGCTCCAATTGTCAGTTACTCTAGGATTGCAGAACTGAAGGGGAACTTCACTGGATTTTCCATGGAGGATGCACTCTATTGTTGAAGGAAAGTAAATGCATTTCCTTCTCTTAAGCTTCTTGTTAATGCAGGGGCCCCTGTTTGTGTAGCAATCTAGTCAGCATTTGTTGGTAGCTCTGTAAGTTAACTCCACTCCTAAAAGCTGAatcattttgtttactgttctgTCTTCTATTTCTTCCCTTCTATCTCCATGcatcctgtaaatagttcctgcatgaataaaacCTTTGAATTCCACATACTGATTATTCTAATCTAATCCACCCAAGCTGCAAGGTCTGCTAACACCTCTTGCCTTTCAGAAAGCCTGGCACCATCCACTGGCTGAGAAGGTGCAGCTGTTCCAGTGCTTCTCCACCCCCTTCCTTCACTCTGTATTCCTTTTGTATAATGTCTGTTAGACTGTAAGCCCAAGAGTAGGCAGAGTCTTATTTTGTAAGCTTTGtacaatacatagaaaaaaagaggCAATTTATAATATTGCTAAATAATGGTGACGAGAATGATGTTGCTAGGTATAAGAACTTGCAGGCGACAAcatagtttttttatttttgtgaaaTCCTAGCACTTTCAGATGTTTTTTGCAAAACCCCAGCTGGATTTTCTGCTATTATCTGCAAGAAACCTGAGACAGGCACTCACACAGAACTGTCAACTTTTACATTCAGCTTTCTGTGGCATTCACTCTATCAAGAAATACTTGGGAATTATTTCAGTAGTTAGTCCCACACTTTAACAGCTGCCTTAATACATTTTGCCTCTGCAGGCTCTGAGACCGGAAGTGAGTTTGTCATAGATATTAGGGATGCGCATCAGATTCGGACAAACCCTGAATCCTGAGCTGAAGCTGCTTTGGGAAAGATTCTTGTCTGAACCAGAATGGGGTCTTTCCAAAGTGCCCCCTGAAGTGAAGCTGGGGCAACCAAAGTGATTTGGAATGCTTTGGATATTCAGGCAAAAGGCTAAAAGTGAATTCTTTCCTCCCAACT from Podarcis raffonei isolate rPodRaf1 chromosome 4, rPodRaf1.pri, whole genome shotgun sequence includes these protein-coding regions:
- the LOC128412750 gene encoding galactosylgalactosylxylosylprotein 3-beta-glucuronosyltransferase 1-like, giving the protein MLRRRNLLTTLLIALPWGLLLTLWHQYPTTRYLSILRKETDENVTAKSLFNNSTSLTREDGLSSCARQPAVGAAPKIIRSYVYSRPPPWSEALPSIFVITPTYSRPVQKAELTRLANTFLHVQNLHWVVVEDAPRRTNLVSNLLEKTGINFTHLNVETPKSLKNPSWLPSHKPRGTLQRNLGLHWLRENFGTTPPPEGVVYFADDDNTYSLELFEEMRYTKKVSVWPVAFAGGLRYESPKVSPAGKVVGWKVVFDPNRPFAIDMAGFAISLRLILEKPQATFKLDGVKEGYQETSLLKDLVTMDGLEPRAANCTKVLVWHTRTERPTLVNEGKRGFTDPRVEV